CTGTGGCTTCAGGTCCGTGCGCGTCTGCGAGCCCGGCAGGAACGTCATGCAGCCGCGCTCCGGCGGTACGTCGACCAGGGCGATCCACGCCGACAAGGGCAGCCGGTCTCCTGCGTGCGGCCAGTAGGGACGGTCCTGGTGGAAGTGGGTGGCCGCGTTGCTGTGCGGCTCCTTGACGAGCATCTGGTCGTGCCAGAGCCGGAGCGGGAAGCCGGCCAGTTGCTCGGCGATCTCGGCGATGCCGGGGTGGAGCGTGAGCTCCCGTAGTACCGGGTCCTGCTGCCAGACGTTGACGAGTTGGCTGAAGATGGCGTCGTGCTGGAGGCGGTCGGCGCGGTGCTGCTCGAGGTAGCCGGCGGCGCGGTCGCGGTACCGCTGCACCTCCGCCGGTGTGAGGACCGAGGGGACTCGGACGAATCCGTCTTTGCGATAGGAAGCAACGAGATCGTTCATGTCTCCAACTCTGCTGCTGACGAGCGGCTGGAGACAGGAAGATCCCGGGCAACAGTCGTACGATTCTGACATGCCGGAGACCCTGCACGAGGCGGAGCTGTTTCTCGGCGGCCCGGTCTGGGGTGGCGTGCACCGGCTGGACGTCGAGGTCGAGGCGCACGCGCACGACTTCCTCGAGCTCGCCGTCGTCGGCACGGGAACCGGCCGGCATCAGACCAGCCAGGGAGACCGGCCCGTACGCCGTGGGCAGGTGATCGTGCTCCGACCAGGAGCGTGGCACGCCTTCCGGAAATGCTCGGACCTGGTCGTCGCCAACTGCTGCATCTCGGCACAGGGTCTCAGCACCGAGTTGTCAGCCCTCCAGCAAATCCCTGTACTGCGGGACCTTCTCTGGACCGCGCCGATCGCCCGCGGACCTCACGGCCTCGCCGTGGTCCAGGTCGCTCCGGAGGCCGCGGACGACGCGATCGAGGAGATCGCCAGGCTGGAACGCGAGCTGACCCACAGACCAGGCAGCGGGCGGTTGCTCGGGCGCTTGGTGAGCGTGCTCGGCATCCTGGCTGACGGTTTGCTGGAGCAACCAGCAACCCAGGCCGTGCATCCGGCGGTGACGGCCGCTGTGGGGCACCTCCAGGCAGCGTTGGCCGAGCCGTGGCGGCTGGACGACCTAGCGGCAGCGGTGAACCTGGACCCGGCGTACCTGAGCAGGCTCTTCCGGCGGCACACCGGCCTGAGCCCGCTCGGCTTCCTCGCCCGGCTCCGAGCGGAGCGTGCGGCCACGTTGCTCGTCCAGACGACGCTGCCGGCCGCGCGCGTGGGCGCGGCAGTCGGCTGGGATGACCCGACCTATTTCGCCCGCCGCTTCCGCGCCCTGGTCGGCTCCACCCCCAGCGAGTACCGCGCCCGCACGCAGCGGCTATGACTTCCGGTCGCCGCCGGGCACCCAGAGGACGTCGCCTCCGGAGGAGAGGTTGGCGACCCGGCCGAGGATGAACAGCAGGTCCGACAGCCGGTTGAGGTACGTGATCGCGAGCAGGTTCACGGTCGGGCCGTGCGCCTCGACGGCCGCCCAGCCGGCGCGTTCGGCCCGCCTGGTCACCGTGCGGGCCACGTTCAGGTACGCCGAGCCGACCGAACCGCCGGGCAGGATGAACGAGCGCAGCTTGGTGAGGCGGTTGTTGTACTCGTCGCACCACCCTTCGAGCCGGTCGATGTACTCCTGGGTGATCCGCAGCGGCGGGTACTCCGGGTCGGGGGCGATCGGATTGCACAGGTCCGCGCCCACGTCGAACAGGTCGTTCTGGATCCGCGTCAGCAGCAGCACCAGCGAGCTGTTGAGATGGCCGGCCGCGATCGCGACGCCGATCGAGGAGTTCGCCTCGTCGACCTCGCCGTACGCCGCGAGCCGCGGATCGGTCTTGGTGGTCTTGCTCATGTCGCCCAGGCGGGTCTCGCCGGCGTCGCCGGTCCGGGTATAGATCCGCGTCAAGTTCACAGCCATGTCACGGCACTCTACGCAGGGTCGAGAAGCTGAGCCGATACAGTCAGCAGGTGGAACGGTTTCGGATCGCAGGTGAGGCACGGCTCCAGGGCACGGTCGAGGTGGCAGGCGCGAAGAACAGCGTGCTGAAGCTGATGGCGGCGGCTCTGCTGGCCGAGGGGACGACGACGCTCCGGCAGGTGCCGAGCATCCTGGACGTCACCTTCATGGCCCAGTTGCTGGACACGCTCGGCTGCTCGGTGAAGGTCGACGCGGACGCCAGTACGGCGACCATCGCGGTGCCGGGCGAGATCGGCCACCAGTGCGACTACGAGCTGGTCCGCAAGCTGCGGGCCTCGATCTCCGTGCTCGGGCCGCTGCTCGGCCGGTGCGGTCAGGCGGAGGTGGCGCTGCCCGGCGGCGACAACATCGGCTCGCGCGGGCTGAACATGCACGTCGCGGGCCTGGAGTCGATGGGCGCGAAGGTCCACATCGAGCACGGTTTCGTGATCGCCGAGGCGCCGCAGGGCCTGCACGGCGCCGAGGTGTGGCTGGACTTCCCGAGCGTCGGCGCGACCGAGACGATCATGATGGCCGCGGTGCTGGCCAAGGGCACCACGGTGATCGAGAACGCCGCCCGCGAGCCGGAGATCCAGGACATCGCCGCGATGCTGGTCGAGATGGGCGCCCAGATCGACGGCGCCGGTACGCCGCGGATCGAGGTCTCCGGCGTCGACGGGCTGCTCCAGCCGGTCGACCACGTGGTGGTCCCCGACCGGATCGTCAGTGGCAGCTGGGCGTTCGCGGCGGCGATCACCAAGGGTGACATCACCATCGCGAACGGTCACGCCGAACACCTCGAGTTGCCGCTGGACAAGCTGCACAAGGCCGGCGCCGAGATCAGCGTGCTGAACCCGGGCTTCCGGGTCGTGATGCACGACCGGCCGAAGCCTGTCGACGTGGTCACCCTGCCGTACCCGGGCTTCGCGACCGACCTGCAGGCCTTCGTGATCGCGATGAACGCGGTCAGCGACGGCGCCGCGATGGTTACCGAGAATCTGTTCGAGGGCCGGTTCACCTTCGCCCAGGAGCTCACCCGGCTCGGCGCCCAGATCCAGACCGACGGCCACCACGCCGTCGTACGGGGTGTGCCCCGGTTGTCCGGAGCGCCGGTGGTGGCCAGTGACATCCGGGCCGGCGCGGCGCTGGTGATCGCCGGACTGGCGGCCGAGGGGGAGACCCTGGTGTCGGCCGCGCACCACGTCCACCGCGGCTACACCGACTTCGCCGGGAACCTGCGCCGCCTCGGCGCCGACGTCACCGTCGAGCCCGACGACGCCGAGCTGTACTGGAACTGACCGGCGTACTTGGAAGTAGTGCCGCGGTATGACGGGCACGGGTTAGGGTCGGGCCCATGACTGACCGCCTGATCAAACCTGTCGGCCGTGGTTTCCTGTTCCTCGACTCGCACCCGGCCGGGTGCGCCCAACTGGTCCGCGACCTGGCCGGCCAGGTCGAGGCCCGTACGACGGACTCGCGGCCGGTCGCGTTGATCGTCGGCTCCAGCTCGGGGTACGGACTGGCCACGACCGTCGCCGGGCTGGCCCGGTACGGGATCAACGGCGTCGGCGTCTCCTTCGAGAAGGCGCCGACCCATCGGCGGACGGCGACCGCGGGCTGGTACCGGACCGCGGAGACCGCGGCGTATGCGGCCGAGCGCGGCAGCGAGTTCCACTTCGTCAACGCGGACGCCTTCGCGGACACGACGAAGGCGGACGTGCTCGACCTGGTCGCCGAGCGGTTCGGGGGAGTGGACTACCTGATCTACAGCGTCGCCGCGCCGCGCCGGGTCGACCCGCGCACGGACACGACGTACCAGTCGGTGATCAAGGCGGTCGGGCAGCCGGCGCGGACGAAGAGCCTCGCGTTCGAGGACGGCGAACCCGTGCTGCAGGAGGTCGCGATCGAGGTCGCGACCGACGAAGAGGTCGCCGAGACCGTGCAGGTGATGGGCGGTGAGGACTGGATCCGCTGGGTGGACGCGCTGGAGGAGCGCAAGCTGCTCAAGGACGGGTTCAGCACGGTCGCGCTGACCTACATCGGCTCGGAGCTGACCGGCCCGATCTACCGGCAGGGTTCGATCGGCGCTGCGAAGGCGCACCTGGAGAAGACGGCCGAAACGCTGCGCGAGCGCGACGGCGTACAGGCCCGTACGTCGGTCAACGGGGCCGCCGTGACGCAGGCGTCGTCCGCGATCCCCGGCATCGGGCTGTACGTGAGCGTGTTGCACAAGGTGCTCGGCGACCAGTTGCAGACCCCGATGCAGCAGTCGATCTCGTTGTGGGACCAGCTGACCGGCGCGAAGCCGCTGGACCTCGACGAGGACGGCCGCATCCGGCTGGATCGCTGGGAACTCGACCCGGCCGTGCAGGCAGCCGTGAAGGAGCAGTGGGATTCGGCGACCGTCGACAACATCGGTGAGGTCGCCGACGCCGACTGGTTCCACGCCGAGGTCCGCCGCCTCTACGGCTTCGACGTCCCCGGCGTGGACTACGACCGCGAGACCGAGGTCGACGTGGAGTGGCCCGCCTAGTGTCCTCAGGACACTAGAGCGGCTTGAAGGAGACCAGTTCGAGGACGAGGTCGCCGGCTTCGTCCGAGGCGTCCAGGTCGACGGTGGCCGTGATGCGCCAGTCGTGGTTGCCCTCGGGGTCGTCGATGATCTGCTGCACCTCCCAGTAGCCGGGATGCTCCTCGACCATGAACAGGGCCGGTCCACGAGCGGCCGGTCCTGTTCCGAGGCTGCTGTGCTCGGCGTAGTACGCCGTACCGGCTTCTGCCCAGCGGCCCGCGTCCCAGCCGGACTCCTGGTCGAGCCGGCCGAGCTCCGCCCAGCGGTGCAACGCGACGAGCTCGACCCGGCGGAACATCGCGTTGCGGACGAGGACCCGGAAAGCCCTGCTGTTCAAGGTGATCCGGCGCGGTCCGGCCGGGACCGGCGCGACGATCTGGTCGGTGGCCGGGTTGGTCAGCTCCTCCCACTCGTCGAGCAGGCTGGAGTCGGTCTGCCGGACGACCTCGCCGAGCCACTCGATCAGGTCGGTGAGGTCCTCGTTCACCTTGTCCGGCGGCACGGTCTGGCGGAGCGCCTTGTAGGTGTCGGACAGATACCGCAGTACGACGCCCTCGGAGCGCGCGAGCCCGTAGTACTGGACGAACTCGCCGAACGTCATCGCCCGCTCGAACATGTCCCGGACCACGGACTTCGGTGACAACCCGGTGTCCGCGATCCACGGGTGCGTCTGGCGGTACATGTCGAAGGTTGCCTCGAGCAACTCTTCGAGCGGCTTCGGCCAGCTGATCTCGTCGAGCAGCTCCATCCGCTCCTCGTACTCGATCCCGTCGGCCTTCATCCCTTGCACGGCCTCGCCCTTGGCGTGATGCAGTTGCGCGAGCAGGACGGCTCGCGGGTCCTCCAGGGTCGCCTCGATGATCGAGACGACGTCGAGCGCGTACGTCGGGTCCTCGGGGTCGAGCAGGTCGAGCGCGGCCAGGGCGAAGGTGGACAACGGCTGGTTGAGGCTGAAGTCCTTCTGCAGGTCGACCGTCAGTCGCAACGACCGGCCGTTCTCGTCCGGAGCGTCGAGCCGCTCGACGACGCCGGCCGTGAGCAGCGTCCGGTAGATCTGGATCGCCCGGCGGATCAGCCGGAGCTGTGCGCGCGAGTCCTCGTGGTTGTCCTGCAGCAGGTGCCGCATGCTCGCGAACGCGTCGCCGTCGCGGGCGATCACGTTCAGCAGCATCGCGTGGCTGACCCGCATCCGCGACTGCAGCGCCTCCGGCTCGGCCGCGACCAGCCGGTCGAAGGTGTCTTCGCCCCACGTGACGAACCCCTCCGGCGGCTTCTTCCGCTGCACCCGGCGCTGCTTCTTGGGGTCGTCGCCGGCCTTGGCCATCAGCCTGACGTTCTCGACGACGTGGTCGGGTGCCTGCACGACGACCGTGCCGGACGTGTCGTACCCGGCGCGGCCCGCGCGACCGGCGATCTGGTGGAACTCACGCGCCTTGAGAATCCGCTGCCGGCGTCCGTCGTACTTGCTCAGCGCCGTCAGCAGCACGGTCCGGATCGGCACGTTGATGCCGACGCCGAGGGTGTCGGTGCCGCAGATCACCTTGAGCAGACCGGCCTGAGCGAGCTGCTCGACGAGCCTTCGGTACTTCGGCAGCATGCCGGCGTGGTGGACGCCGATCCCGTGCATGATCAGGCGCTGCAGCGTCTTGCCGAAGCCCGGGCTGAACCGGAAGTGCCCGATCAGCTCCTTGATCTTGTCCTTCTCCTCCTTCGTGCAGACGTTGATGCTGGTCAGCGCCTGGGCGCGTTCCAGCGCGGACGCCTGGGTGAAGTGGACGACGTACACCGGCGCCTGATGCGTGACCAGGAGCTCGGTGAGCGTCTCGTGCAGCGGGGTGGTGACGTACTTGTAGATCAGCGGAACCGGTCGCTCGCCGGACGACACGATCGAGGTCGGCCGCCCGGTCCGGCGGTTCAGGTCGATCTTGAACCGCTCGACGTCGCCGAGGGTCGCGGACATCAGGATGAACTGCGCCTTCGGCAACTCCAGCAGCGGGACCTGCCAGGCCCAGCCGCGGTCGGGCTCGGAGTAGAAGTGGAACTCGTCCATCACCACCTGGCCGACGTCGGCCTCACTGCCTTCGCGGAGCGCGATGTTCGCCAGTACCTCGGCCGTGCAGCAGATGATCGGCGCACCGGCGTTCACCGCGGCGTCACCGGTGAGCATGCCGACCTTCTCCGCGCCGAAGATGTCGCAGAGCGCGAAGAACTTCTCCGACACCAGCGCCTTGATCGGCGCCGTGTAGAACGTCCGTACGCCGTTCGCCAGCGCGGCGAAGTGCGACCCGGTCGCCACCAGCGACTTCCCGGACCCGGTCGGCGTCGACAGGATCACGTTCGCCCCCGTCATCACCTCGATGAGCGCTTCCTCCTGCGCCGGGTACAACGAGATCCCCTGCTCACCCCCCCACGCCGCAAACGCGTCGTACAGCGCATCAGGCCCAACAGTCCCCGGCAACATCTCAGTAAGCGTCATCCCCTCCATTCTCCCGCATCCCCACCAACCCCCCGACCGGCCGGGGCTCGCGGCTGTGGATCAGCCCGGGGTCTGGTCCAGGACGACGTCGTCGAAGTTGATGGTCCAGGTTTTGGCGGCGGTGTCGCCTAGTTGGATGCGGCCGATGGGAGTGGTGCCGGTGTTGGCTTGCCAGGGGGTGCCTCGGAGGGTGCCGTTGAGGTAGAGGGACCAGGTGGTGGCGGTGCCGACCGTGCCGCAGAGTTCGAGGTTCTGCCAGGTGTTGAGGGGGACGGCGACGCCGGACGAGCGCTGGGTTCCGGCGGCGTCCGAGCGGAGCCAGAGGATGCGGTTGGTGTCGATGTAGACGCGGATGATGCCGCCGTCCGCGGCGGTCCGCAGCCGGAGCAGGTCGACGCTCGCGCCGACCGAGGTGACCCGGAACTGGGTGCTCATGCACGCGTTCGGGTAGGTGGCCCCGAGGGCGCGGTACGCCGATGCGCGGGCCGCGGCCGGATTGCCGCGGGCGCTCGGCGGGGCCGCGGCGCCTTGGGTCGCGTCGAGGGTCAGTCCGGAGTTCGTCCAGCCGGTGAAGCCGCCGGAGAAGTCGGTCGAGTAGATCGCCGAGGAGGCGTTCTGGACCGTGATCGGCGCCGATGGCCCGGCCTGCTCGCTGACGTTGCCTGCGGCATCCACCGCCGTCACCCAATACGTGTGGGTGGACGCGGCCGCGAGCCCTGTGCGCTGGTAGCTCACCGACGACGCCGAGCTGGTCACCTCCGCCACCTGATTCGTGGGGGAGTCCTCGAACAGCCGGTAGCGCAACGACGTACTGACGTCGTCCGTCGACCCCGCCCAGGTGAGGTTGATCGTCGAGCTCGAGTTGCTCACCCCGGCCGGAACCCCTGGCGCAGAAGGCGGCGTGACATCCGGCGGTCCGACCACGGCAGGTACCAGCGCGATCGTGTGATCCCGCCCCGCCGAGATGTCCGTGACCCCGGAGAGACCGCCGACCGTGACCGGGCTGGTGCGATCGACCAGGGTCCCGTCACCGAGTTGCCCGGTCGCATTCGATCCCCACGCCCGTACGACGCCGTCCGCGACGACCGCGAGGCTGTGCTGCCGACCGGCGGCGATCGTGGTCGCCCCGGTGACTCCGGCGACGGCGACGGACGTCGTACGGCGGGTCGTCGTCCCGTCTCCTAGTTGTCCGTTCGAGTTCGATCCCCAGGAGCGGACTGACCCGGAAGCCAGCCGGGCAAGGGAGTGATAGGCGCCGGCGGCAACTTCGACGACGCCGGTCAGGCCGCTCACCTGCACGGGGGACAGCCGGTTCGTCAGGGTCCCGTCGCCGACCTCTCCCTGGGAGTTGTCGCCCCAGCCCCAGACGGTTCCATCGGATCGCACCGCCAGCCCGTGGTCGCGGCCGCCGGTGATCGCCGTGATGCCCTCCAGCGAACCAACCCGCACGGGCCGCGTCCGCATGGTGGTGCTGCCGTCGCCGAGTTGGCCGGTGTCGTTCAGACCCCAGCCCCAGACCGTGCCGTCGGAGCGCAACGCGTAGCTCATGTCGCGGCCGCCCGCGATGGCGATCACGTCGGTCAGCGGGCTCACCGCGACCGGCGTTCGCTGGGCACTCGTCGTCGCGCCGTTGCCCAACTGGCCGAACGAGTTGTAGCCCCAGCCGCGCACCGTTCCGTCCGCGAGCAGCGCAAGGCTGTGGTAGTGCCCGCCCGCGATGTCGACAACGTTGCTGAGGCCACCGACCTGGACCGGTGCCAGCCGGTTCGTGGTCGTCCCGTCACCGAGCTGGCCCATCTCGTTGAAACCCCAGGTCCAGACGGTCCCGTCGGAGCGCAACGCGATGGAGTGCTCACGCCCCGCTTCGACCTCGATCACGTTGGTCAGCGAGTTGACCGCCGCCGCGGTCGGCCGAGTGGTCGTCGTTCCGTTGCCCAGCTGACCTGTCCCGTTGCCACCCCAGGTCCAGGCCGCTCCCGGATCGGCCGCCATGGCCTCGACCGGATGCAGTCCGCCCACCAACAGGCAGCCGACAGCGAAAATCCCCCAACGCAGCTTCATAGCGCGCCCCTCCCCTTGCGCACCGTTCTACCCGCGCGCCGCCCCATCCGTCCAGGGGCGGACAGGTTCCCGGCCACTCAGCAGGAGCAGCAGTTCCGCGATCGGGCCACGGATCTCGGTGCCGTCGCCAACCGACCAGTCGACGTCGGTGGCCACCAGACGAGAACCCGTCAACCGCTTGCGGGCCTTGAAGGGGAACGATTTGGCCCAGATCCGGTCGGCCGCAACCGCCGCGGCCTCGGCTGGCATCTCATGCGTGCGACCCAATGGCCGGACGATGTCCTGGGTGTGGATCAGGACATCGAGCAACGGATCGACCACCGTCGTACCGAGTGGCCGCCGGCGCGAACCGGCAAA
The window above is part of the Kribbella voronezhensis genome. Proteins encoded here:
- a CDS encoding DEAD/DEAH box helicase, with product MTLTEMLPGTVGPDALYDAFAAWGGEQGISLYPAQEEALIEVMTGANVILSTPTGSGKSLVATGSHFAALANGVRTFYTAPIKALVSEKFFALCDIFGAEKVGMLTGDAAVNAGAPIICCTAEVLANIALREGSEADVGQVVMDEFHFYSEPDRGWAWQVPLLELPKAQFILMSATLGDVERFKIDLNRRTGRPTSIVSSGERPVPLIYKYVTTPLHETLTELLVTHQAPVYVVHFTQASALERAQALTSINVCTKEEKDKIKELIGHFRFSPGFGKTLQRLIMHGIGVHHAGMLPKYRRLVEQLAQAGLLKVICGTDTLGVGINVPIRTVLLTALSKYDGRRQRILKAREFHQIAGRAGRAGYDTSGTVVVQAPDHVVENVRLMAKAGDDPKKQRRVQRKKPPEGFVTWGEDTFDRLVAAEPEALQSRMRVSHAMLLNVIARDGDAFASMRHLLQDNHEDSRAQLRLIRRAIQIYRTLLTAGVVERLDAPDENGRSLRLTVDLQKDFSLNQPLSTFALAALDLLDPEDPTYALDVVSIIEATLEDPRAVLLAQLHHAKGEAVQGMKADGIEYEERMELLDEISWPKPLEELLEATFDMYRQTHPWIADTGLSPKSVVRDMFERAMTFGEFVQYYGLARSEGVVLRYLSDTYKALRQTVPPDKVNEDLTDLIEWLGEVVRQTDSSLLDEWEELTNPATDQIVAPVPAGPRRITLNSRAFRVLVRNAMFRRVELVALHRWAELGRLDQESGWDAGRWAEAGTAYYAEHSSLGTGPAARGPALFMVEEHPGYWEVQQIIDDPEGNHDWRITATVDLDASDEAGDLVLELVSFKPL
- a CDS encoding AraC family transcriptional regulator produces the protein MPETLHEAELFLGGPVWGGVHRLDVEVEAHAHDFLELAVVGTGTGRHQTSQGDRPVRRGQVIVLRPGAWHAFRKCSDLVVANCCISAQGLSTELSALQQIPVLRDLLWTAPIARGPHGLAVVQVAPEAADDAIEEIARLERELTHRPGSGRLLGRLVSVLGILADGLLEQPATQAVHPAVTAAVGHLQAALAEPWRLDDLAAAVNLDPAYLSRLFRRHTGLSPLGFLARLRAERAATLLVQTTLPAARVGAAVGWDDPTYFARRFRALVGSTPSEYRARTQRL
- a CDS encoding cob(I)yrinic acid a,c-diamide adenosyltransferase; its protein translation is MAVNLTRIYTRTGDAGETRLGDMSKTTKTDPRLAAYGEVDEANSSIGVAIAAGHLNSSLVLLLTRIQNDLFDVGADLCNPIAPDPEYPPLRITQEYIDRLEGWCDEYNNRLTKLRSFILPGGSVGSAYLNVARTVTRRAERAGWAAVEAHGPTVNLLAITYLNRLSDLLFILGRVANLSSGGDVLWVPGGDRKS
- a CDS encoding phytanoyl-CoA dioxygenase family protein; this encodes MNDLVASYRKDGFVRVPSVLTPAEVQRYRDRAAGYLEQHRADRLQHDAIFSQLVNVWQQDPVLRELTLHPGIAEIAEQLAGFPLRLWHDQMLVKEPHSNAATHFHQDRPYWPHAGDRLPLSAWIALVDVPPERGCMTFLPGSQTRTDLKPQNLADEEDLFSRAPELRYSPRVTVPLYAGDCTFHSGYTGHMALPNTTDTARFAHINIYMDADTTYSGTPHVVTDPLELSPGAPLDGPQFPRPWAT
- a CDS encoding RCC1 domain-containing protein, with the translated sequence MKLRWGIFAVGCLLVGGLHPVEAMAADPGAAWTWGGNGTGQLGNGTTTTRPTAAAVNSLTNVIEVEAGREHSIALRSDGTVWTWGFNEMGQLGDGTTTNRLAPVQVGGLSNVVDIAGGHYHSLALLADGTVRGWGYNSFGQLGNGATTSAQRTPVAVSPLTDVIAIAGGRDMSYALRSDGTVWGWGLNDTGQLGDGSTTMRTRPVRVGSLEGITAITGGRDHGLAVRSDGTVWGWGDNSQGEVGDGTLTNRLSPVQVSGLTGVVEVAAGAYHSLARLASGSVRSWGSNSNGQLGDGTTTRRTTSVAVAGVTGATTIAAGRQHSLAVVADGVVRAWGSNATGQLGDGTLVDRTSPVTVGGLSGVTDISAGRDHTIALVPAVVGPPDVTPPSAPGVPAGVSNSSSTINLTWAGSTDDVSTSLRYRLFEDSPTNQVAEVTSSASSVSYQRTGLAAASTHTYWVTAVDAAGNVSEQAGPSAPITVQNASSAIYSTDFSGGFTGWTNSGLTLDATQGAAAPPSARGNPAAARASAYRALGATYPNACMSTQFRVTSVGASVDLLRLRTAADGGIIRVYIDTNRILWLRSDAAGTQRSSGVAVPLNTWQNLELCGTVGTATTWSLYLNGTLRGTPWQANTGTTPIGRIQLGDTAAKTWTINFDDVVLDQTPG
- the fabV gene encoding enoyl-[acyl-carrier-protein] reductase FabV, translated to MTDRLIKPVGRGFLFLDSHPAGCAQLVRDLAGQVEARTTDSRPVALIVGSSSGYGLATTVAGLARYGINGVGVSFEKAPTHRRTATAGWYRTAETAAYAAERGSEFHFVNADAFADTTKADVLDLVAERFGGVDYLIYSVAAPRRVDPRTDTTYQSVIKAVGQPARTKSLAFEDGEPVLQEVAIEVATDEEVAETVQVMGGEDWIRWVDALEERKLLKDGFSTVALTYIGSELTGPIYRQGSIGAAKAHLEKTAETLRERDGVQARTSVNGAAVTQASSAIPGIGLYVSVLHKVLGDQLQTPMQQSISLWDQLTGAKPLDLDEDGRIRLDRWELDPAVQAAVKEQWDSATVDNIGEVADADWFHAEVRRLYGFDVPGVDYDRETEVDVEWPA
- the murA gene encoding UDP-N-acetylglucosamine 1-carboxyvinyltransferase codes for the protein MERFRIAGEARLQGTVEVAGAKNSVLKLMAAALLAEGTTTLRQVPSILDVTFMAQLLDTLGCSVKVDADASTATIAVPGEIGHQCDYELVRKLRASISVLGPLLGRCGQAEVALPGGDNIGSRGLNMHVAGLESMGAKVHIEHGFVIAEAPQGLHGAEVWLDFPSVGATETIMMAAVLAKGTTVIENAAREPEIQDIAAMLVEMGAQIDGAGTPRIEVSGVDGLLQPVDHVVVPDRIVSGSWAFAAAITKGDITIANGHAEHLELPLDKLHKAGAEISVLNPGFRVVMHDRPKPVDVVTLPYPGFATDLQAFVIAMNAVSDGAAMVTENLFEGRFTFAQELTRLGAQIQTDGHHAVVRGVPRLSGAPVVASDIRAGAALVIAGLAAEGETLVSAAHHVHRGYTDFAGNLRRLGADVTVEPDDAELYWN
- a CDS encoding maleylpyruvate isomerase family mycothiol-dependent enzyme; the encoded protein is METGQIWRYVDAERAALADLLEGLSEAEWGAPSACPGWTVRDVAAHVISSPQARVLPVLAGMIRARGNFNRFVFEETRRLGARYTGEEIVAQYRRFAGSRRRPLGTTVVDPLLDVLIHTQDIVRPLGRTHEMPAEAAAVAADRIWAKSFPFKARKRLTGSRLVATDVDWSVGDGTEIRGPIAELLLLLSGREPVRPWTDGAARG